The nucleotide window TGccctgaaaatttattttaagactCCTGTACGGCTGTGGTTTACAAATTTTATTGTGAATAAGAATCATTTGGAGTCACTTAATTAAACATTGTTTCTTGGGCCTCTTACCTCAGAGATTTTGTTTCAATCAGTTAAGAGTGGACTCTGGAATCTCTATTTTTACCAGTCACTATAGATAATTCAACAATCCTCAGGGTATTCTTCAAGAAACACTGCTATATATACCCCACCAATAAAGAAAATAGTGAGTGTGTGCTATTTAAGAAATTCCTGAAGTCTTTTCAGAAAAATAGTTGTTGGAAACGCCGTTTGCCATATGTAAGATACGCTGTGCTGAGTTACAGAACACTTTAGGAAAAGGCTTAATGTGTTTCTGGTGAGCCTATAGCGTTTGTTAAGGTTCTAGATTTCACTCCAATTGGTAGCGCTGCGAGCGGCATCCTTTAGGTTTGGCTGTAATGTGTTTAGCTCAGAGGCACGGAAACTGGCAGATATTTCTGTAAGACATCCCTACTGAGAAATAGTGCTTGCTGCCAGTACCTTGATCTGCATACATTGAGCACTTAACagtttgcatttttttgtttattcacttGTCCTAAATGCTTAATGAACGGGTTCCCTAAGGCTTTAATTTCCAGCCAATCCTAAGTTTATTACTAAAGTTTATCAAGCAGTAAACACACTATTGCACTTATACTGTCATGTTTTTATAAAGCAGCTTATAAAAGGTGACATCTGGCAAAGAGGCAGATCTATAAAAATCATGTGGGTGGGTATTGTGTCATTTTTTCTTCCATACTCCCAGGAAGAGTAATATTATTTTGACACACACGTACATACCCACTGTCAAGTTTCTATTTTTATAGTTAGCTTACTGCACATATCCTTAAGCTATACAAAACCTTTGGGCTAATGCAAAAAGTGACATTTCTGCATATTTATTACAATGCCATTTTAGAGGTTGACTTTGCCTGATAGGATTTTTCCAAGAACAGTGTCATCTTCATGACAGTAGACATTGTTGAGAACAATACTACTGTGCAGTTAGTCAGGAGAGGTCAAATATGGAAGGACAAATCATAAATAGCTTAATTTAAGGCTTGGCATGATTATTTCTCAATATTTGCTAGATACAGGGACAGAAGAAACTACAACACAACACTGATGAGCAGATCCCTAAGTAGTCAGAATCTGAACCAATCCTTTGTCAACATACACCCTACCCCAAAGTTCAGAAACCCTACTCCTAGGTTTATACCCCCAAAATGAATGCATTTACCCACCAAAAGACTGGAgaagaatgttcataacagctttctTTAGAAAAACCCAAACTAGAAGcagcccagatgtccttcagtcaCCAAATGGATAAATGTAGTAGACTTCTAAAATGGAATACTTCACAGCAGTTGAAAGCATACCACCTACTGTCCCGTGCAGCAACATTAAtgaatctcagagacagttgaatgaaagaagctGGCTACTGAAGAGTACCTACTGTATGATGTGCTGTATTGGAAAATTAAAGAACTGACAGAACTGACCAATGGTGATAGAAGTTAGAATAGCgcttacgtgtgtgtgtgtgtgtgtgtgtgtgtgtgtgtgtgtgtgtgtaggtgggaGGTAGTTTATTGAGGGCACTGtctgggaaggggcagagggagtcTTCTGGAGTAATGGAAACAGTGTTTCACTGTCTGGGTCCTGGTTacctgtgtgtatacatatgcaaAAATGCAGAGTGGCACACTTAAGATTATCCCGCCTTACTATATGTTCTGGAtacctattgctgtgtaataaaccATTGAAAAACGTAACAGCTGAAAACAGTTTGTTGGTATTATATCTCACAATGGTGTGGGTCAGGGATTCGCAAAGGGCAGTGCAAGGATGATTGGATTATCTCATCCAGTAAAGTCTGGTACCTCGACTGGGGCGACTCCAATGGCAGAAAGTCAGTTAGGTTCTCCCCTGCGCCTtctctctccccgccccaccccctggGGCTATCTAAATGGGCTTTCTCGGGACATGTTGACCTCAAGATGGTCAGACTTCTTACCTTAGAACAGTTCATGACTTTAAGAGCTGGTGTTTCAAGAGAGTAAGTGGAGACACAACAGTTTCTTAAGACCTGGGCAGAGTAAGTTTGGCTGAATTCTCTTGGTCAGAGTACTTACCGAGCCCACCAGACTCAAGGAGATAGACCCCCTACCTGTCACTGGAAGGGATGTTAAAGATTTTGCGGCCACATTTTATAAACGCAATATCTcaatttaagttttctttaaaaagttaaaatcgGTCACATTACTctcaaaactttattttctgttgGAAGGTATTGCAAAATTTAAATCTAGTTCTGAAAAACACAAACAGCAAAAGAGACCCTCCATCTGAAATCACAGTTTCCATCCTATCATACATctcctctccatttctttttgagGTTGAAAATTCTGTGACTTTTTCTTATGTTATTTGAAGTTTCTGggctttgagttttatttttgccAGGCTTGGGTGAACTTAGacttttatttaatcatttacgGCCTAAAGTTAACTGTCAGATTGAAGTCAGATAAGGCTTCTGATACAACTGAAATCCTTTGCTCCTTTTGATTTATGGATAATGAATTTTCCCTCTTATGGTCATAGtatgatttttaagaaagaaatcctATATTTCTTATTAATCATCTATCAGAGCTATGTTGCCCAACCGGTCTCTTTGTACAAATCCTTATTAAGAGATGAGCACAGGGCAGCTGCATTTATGAAGTGAGGTTTTATATGAGATGGACTGGCAATGTTTATTCAAGCTAAATAAAGCCAGCATGAAAGCAGAGCCTTTTAAATTATTTGGCTTCATTTGAACATGCCACTGATGTAGACAGCTTGGGCAAGCAGTGTGTGTACACAAAAAGCTACATTATCAAACATATCGAAAGGTTTCAATGCCAGCACACCAAACATCTCTAGCAGAGATAATTACTGCACCCGTGCTGGGCATATTTTAGGTCAAAAGAAGCACTTCAGCCAGATCTTTAAACAACATTGTACATCTCATTTGAAGTTTTTGGGACCATATCTCGATTTTGTGCCAGTATCTTCAAAGTCCATTTTACAGAGTCAAGATTAGAAACCTCTGACTTCATATCctctcagattttctttttaattaattgcaGAATGCTATCCTTTTGCTCCCTCCCCACAACCCCCATCAAACCAGAAAGAATTTGTGCGGTAATTCCATATCATTGTAATTTCAAGACTCTGCTTTCATTTGTCACTTAAAGAGCTTTGCAGTATATAAAGCAGTTAACCCAGCTCCAAAGCCGTATCACTTTGTCAAAAGAGAGTTGTTTGCACTTTACGTGACAAGCTATTTGTATAAAGTGCCAGGGTTTGCACTAAATATACTGCATGAAATCTAAGTTATAGATGATGGAATCTTGTTTGTAGTGCTTGTCATTTGCTGCTCACTCTTTCCCCCCCAGCCTTCTAACTCCCTCCCCCCAATCGAACGGGACTGTTTTGAAGAGACCCCTttaattttgacaatattaatggTGTTGCCTGAGCTACATCAGAAGGCACACAATTCTAGAGTTTGGTGAACACATTCGTTTCCTCTCACTGATCTCTGACTCTTGAAAACTGTAGACTGCTTAGAGAAATGCTAACGtgcatatttgtatatgtgtCACGTCTAAAGCATGTTTATGTGTACAAATAATATCCACGTGTGGGGCTGTGAGTATAACAGAAGCATGACCTTAGGAATTGGCTAGGTTCTAATCCATTCCCTTCTGTTCTCAAGcagtatgaccttggacaaaatAAGATGTCTGAAtgtgtttgctcatctgtaattTGGGGGAACTAATCCCAACCCTCGGGATTCTTGGTGCGTTGGTTTTCATGTGTGGCGTATCATGAATACTAGAAGTCCCTACGTTCTTAGGACTATCACAGTAAGCGCATTTTCTGGGCTGCGAGTTGAGCTGATTCTCTGTAGAAGgtttcttgggttttgttttcatctAAACATTTCCAAGAATTAGTTATTCATATTTAAATTGTTaacaaatgttatatatatatatatatatatttgataccTACTTCATGTAGATATCCTTCACAGTAAACTAGGTCCCTCCTGGGATATAGTGTTTCCACCATGCTTCTCAAAGGTGTCCACAAGCCAACACCAGTGGCTTATTCTCACCCACAGGCCTATGCAAAATACGGATTCTCAGATCCCAACCCAGACCTTTTGAAATAGAAACTGCATTtcaacctttatttattttcacactaAAGTTAAAGAAGAACTTTTCTAGTAGAGTGATCACTGGTTCTTAAGTTGGAAGACCTAGGTTCTCgtggagttttttggttttttttttttttaaaggtttttaaccAGGACCTTCAGTAAGAAATAGATTGAATATCATTACCCAACAAAGAGGAGCATACGTGCTCATAAACACATGTAGTTAAAACAAAAGTTGCACCAAACAGTATTTACCCTTGCTGTATGCTGAGCACTcagacattttttatttcaacttAAAATATGCCAGCCATGGCCCCTTAAATTGATTTTATAATCATTCGTAAAGAACTGTTGTTTTACATGACATCGTGCACTTTTTCCTCCCTAGGCCTtgattttctcaactgtaaaagcGTGTATGTTGTATCAATTGATTTCAAATGTCTCTTAGCTTAGACAGCCTGTGATGCGCTTCAAAATGTGAAAATCCACTTCTGGACCGCATTTTAAAAGCAGCATGTTTATTGGTTATTGTATGTGTTGTTTTATTGAGAGGGCGGAAGGAGCGCAGACAAACAATGGCTCACAGACCACAGCTTTTGCATAATAAAAGCTCCCAGCCCAGAGTGGTAGACGGTGCAAAGTGAACAATTACATGCTGGTCCTAAACGTGTgtcattatttaaaacaaacaaaacacacttttaagcttttaaaaatgtgtatactTTGTCAGTGTGTAACTAAAACATAGTGAACGAAATCCTCGTCCTGTCTAATACACAATCAgaatattttttgggggggggtaccAAATTACTTTATTTGAAGGAATGGTACTAAGGAAAGAACTTGTAGATGTTTTGGTACAACTTACGAAAAAGGTAAAGGTAACCCAAACATGCATGCACTGCCTTGATGCAGGGAAGTCACCCCTGTGGCTACAGGAAGCCGGCCTAAGGCTTAGCTCTCATTATCACTGTATTCCAGGGTGTGCTTGTCAAAGAGATTCGGGGGCCCCCATCTTGGGCAAGTTGGTTATGTGGTCACCCAGTTCTTTGATGGATTTCACCTGCTCATTCAGGTCATGAGTCTCAATGAAGTCACACAAATTGGGGTCATTTTTGTCAGTGACCAGTTTGTGCAGTTCCAGTCGTGACTGATTCACACTTTTTTCCAAGCGTAGCGCACATTCCATTGCATTCAGCCCGTTCTCCCAGTCATCACGGTCTGGTTTCTTGATATCCTGAAGGAAGATTCGGCCACCCTGTTGGTTATGCAGCTGATTCATCAGTTTCTCAGCATGTTCCCTCTCCTCACGAGCTTGATGAAGAAAGTATTTGGCAGAGTTCTTCAAAGTCACGTCATTGCGGTCAAAATAATACGACACGGACAGGTAGACATAGGAGGCATATAGCTCCAGGTTGATCTGGTGGTTGACGGCGGCCTCCGAGTGCTGGTGGTAGTGCTGGCGGTAGTGCTGGCGCCCCTGCGAGTGGGACGCGGTCGTCATGGCGGGCGGCCGAGGAGAGGCGGCAGCGGGGACCTTGGGGCGGTCGGAGGGCGCCGTGAGGTGGTGGCAAGGGCTGGTGCTGGGCGGCCGGCCGGAGCAGGGGACGAGCGTCGGGTTCCGtccaagcactgttgaagcagGAAACTGTGGCGACTCTCCGGGAACTCTGCAGTCGAGAAAGCTGACAACATCTTGACCGGTGATGAGAATTGAAAGATCACCAGTGAAGGGCAATCATCGTGTCCCTCCTGATGTGATGCCCTGAGAAGGGCACAATGTGGCCAGTACAGTTTTGGGGCCAGGAATATGTAACCCGAATCCAATCTCCAGGACACATCAGAGAAACCCCAGTAAGGAatagttctattaaaaaaaaaaaaaagtatgttgaaGGTACAAGTGGGGATATATTGtgaaacaaaaaaagtcaaagaaatgtTTGAGATCAAAGGAGACTACAGAGACAGGGGCCCTAAATGAGAGCCTATACGAGATTTTACAATGGACAGGGAGAATGCCATAAGGGACATCACTAGTTAATAGACAAAACTGGGGAAGAAGATGGTGGATTAGATAAAAT belongs to Orcinus orca chromosome 10, mOrcOrc1.1, whole genome shotgun sequence and includes:
- the LOC101286015 gene encoding ferritin heavy chain-like codes for the protein MTTASHSQGRQHYRQHYHQHSEAAVNHQINLELYASYVYLSVSYYFDRNDVTLKNSAKYFLHQAREEREHAEKLMNQLHNQQGGRIFLQDIKKPDRDDWENGLNAMECALRLEKSVNQSRLELHKLVTDKNDPNLCDFIETHDLNEQVKSIKELGDHITNLPKMGAPESL